From a region of the Helicobacter hepaticus ATCC 51449 genome:
- a CDS encoding methyl-accepting chemotaxis protein codes for MLQSFRSKVLFTLFVFIIIGFSVLYQIVSTGYEDMVVKEGKRNAQMLGDSIFQTVRMSMNIGVREMIDAGLDNARKIAGVRSLEIHKSQSVIDLFNMPDKVSQKKDIQHIFESKQSQIAEVYENGEHNVLLQKPLIADEGCMVCHQDGTLKEGDVLGVLELRISTESFYEQIEQSENYLLLTMFVAGILALLGLYIFFEKELVKPLNRLRDMAKDLTEDGGGDLTKRIAIKSNDEVGITSNYVNRFIKIIQETIAVSKHVSEENTQTCKGLLEMSNVLSKNSDAQFELVDRVNLLAQDVSKKLDVAEKTTSSTISDIAQTESILDDFVKNLQDTIGLITNSAQTQQNILQHVEELTQHADQIKSVLSIIADIADQTNLLALNAAIEAARAGEHGRGFAVVADEVRKLAEKTQKSLNEIAASVNLVTQSVQDVGQTIRDTTKDMMYITEKTSPLIDDAHHTQQNLVLTKQNSIHLKDISTSIAQSTKELAQMMQDIVSSSESTQSVGHTIQKDVNDMSQKAQELDNAITKFKT; via the coding sequence ATGTTACAATCATTTCGTTCTAAAGTGCTTTTCACATTGTTTGTTTTTATCATTATTGGTTTTAGTGTTTTATATCAAATTGTCTCTACTGGATACGAAGATATGGTAGTAAAGGAGGGCAAAAGAAATGCTCAAATGCTCGGAGATTCTATTTTTCAAACCGTGCGTATGAGTATGAATATTGGTGTAAGAGAAATGATTGATGCAGGATTAGATAATGCACGTAAAATAGCAGGTGTGCGCTCACTTGAGATACATAAGTCTCAAAGTGTAATTGATTTGTTTAATATGCCCGACAAGGTAAGTCAAAAAAAAGACATTCAACATATCTTTGAAAGCAAACAATCCCAAATTGCTGAAGTTTATGAAAATGGTGAGCATAATGTGCTTCTCCAAAAGCCACTTATTGCTGATGAGGGTTGTATGGTATGTCATCAAGATGGGACACTTAAAGAAGGCGATGTGCTTGGAGTGCTTGAGTTAAGAATCTCTACAGAGAGTTTTTATGAACAAATTGAACAAAGTGAAAATTATCTTTTGCTTACAATGTTTGTCGCAGGTATATTGGCTTTATTAGGGCTTTATATCTTTTTTGAAAAGGAGCTTGTAAAGCCTCTTAATCGTTTGCGTGATATGGCAAAAGACTTGACTGAAGATGGCGGTGGAGATCTTACAAAACGTATTGCTATTAAAAGTAATGATGAAGTGGGAATAACTTCAAATTATGTGAATAGGTTTATTAAAATTATTCAAGAGACTATTGCTGTAAGCAAACACGTTAGTGAAGAAAATACACAAACTTGTAAAGGTTTATTAGAGATGTCAAATGTATTATCAAAAAATTCTGACGCACAATTTGAGCTAGTTGATAGAGTGAACTTACTTGCTCAAGATGTGAGTAAGAAGCTTGATGTTGCCGAAAAAACAACAAGTTCAACTATAAGTGATATTGCTCAAACTGAAAGCATTTTAGATGATTTTGTTAAAAACCTTCAAGACACGATTGGGCTTATAACCAATTCTGCTCAAACACAGCAAAATATTCTTCAACACGTTGAAGAGCTAACACAACACGCAGATCAAATTAAATCAGTTCTTTCTATTATTGCTGATATAGCAGATCAAACAAACTTACTTGCTCTTAATGCAGCAATAGAAGCTGCACGTGCAGGAGAACACGGAAGAGGATTTGCTGTTGTTGCAGATGAGGTGCGAAAACTCGCAGAAAAGACACAAAAATCACTCAATGAAATTGCAGCAAGTGTAAATCTTGTAACCCAAAGTGTCCAAGATGTCGGGCAAACAATTAGAGATACCACAAAGGATATGATGTATATTACAGAGAAAACATCGCCTTTAATTGATGATGCGCACCATACACAACAAAATCTTGTTCTTACAAAGCAAAATTCTATTCATCTTAAAGATATTAGCACTTCAATCGCTCAAAGCACTAAAGAATTAGCTCAAATGATGCAAGATATAGTGAGCTCTTCAGAATCTACCCAAAGTGTAGGGCATACTATACAAAAAGATGTTAATGATATGTCGCAAAAAGCCCAAGAGCTTGATAATGCTATTACCAAATTTAAAACATAA